From the genome of Sulfitobacter sp. DSM 110093, one region includes:
- a CDS encoding siderophore ABC transporter substrate-binding protein, with protein MIKPLALMALLLAPPAFAETISVETARGPVDAPHFPETVAVFDLAAFDSLTALGVKPQGMVRPIYLPYLEDAAAGTDVVGSLFEPDFETLFALNPDLIIAGGRSSEQVPELARIAPTLDMTIWEDTIGEGLARLAAYGEIFDKEEQAAALAADFQTKLSETKKALAGKGTALIVMTNGPKISAYGTGGRFGWLHEALGLPEAVEDVQMTDHGEAISFEFIREANPDILLVIDRMAAIGQESEGAHATLDNALVHETSAWKSGQVVHLSAAPIYIAGGGIQSMNLTLDEINAALADQ; from the coding sequence ATGATCAAACCCCTAGCCCTAATGGCCCTTTTGCTTGCCCCGCCCGCCTTTGCAGAAACAATATCGGTTGAGACCGCCCGTGGCCCTGTGGACGCGCCCCACTTTCCCGAAACTGTCGCGGTATTTGACCTGGCCGCGTTTGACAGCCTCACTGCGCTTGGCGTGAAACCGCAAGGAATGGTGCGCCCTATCTACCTGCCTTATCTTGAAGACGCCGCCGCTGGCACCGATGTTGTCGGTTCCCTTTTCGAGCCGGACTTCGAGACGCTTTTCGCGTTGAACCCCGACCTGATCATCGCCGGTGGCCGCAGCTCTGAACAGGTGCCCGAGCTTGCCCGCATCGCGCCGACACTCGATATGACCATCTGGGAAGACACCATTGGCGAAGGGCTTGCCCGGCTTGCCGCCTATGGCGAAATCTTTGACAAAGAAGAACAGGCCGCAGCCCTCGCCGCTGATTTTCAAACCAAATTGTCCGAGACCAAAAAGGCGCTGGCGGGCAAAGGCACCGCTCTGATCGTGATGACGAATGGCCCCAAGATCAGTGCATACGGCACGGGCGGGCGTTTTGGTTGGCTGCATGAGGCCCTTGGCCTGCCCGAGGCCGTGGAAGACGTCCAAATGACCGACCATGGCGAGGCGATCAGCTTTGAATTTATCCGCGAGGCCAACCCCGACATCCTGCTGGTGATCGACCGTATGGCCGCCATCGGTCAAGAAAGCGAAGGTGCGCACGCGACGCTGGACAATGCTTTGGTGCATGAGACCTCCGCATGGAAATCCGGCCAAGTTGTGCATTTGAGTGCAGCACCAATCTACATCGCGGGTGGCGGCATTCAGTCGATGAACCTCACGCTGGATGAAATCAACGCCGCCTTGGCAGACCAGTAA
- a CDS encoding DUF2218 domain-containing protein, with protein MPTTTGFYATESGSKYLQQLCKHFGHKVETSFDPHKGWVAFEMGTVHMSATDDGLTVTATVEDAKAVQVVHDVIDRHLEKFAFREPEKTMVWTVE; from the coding sequence ATGCCGACGACAACAGGATTTTACGCAACCGAAAGCGGCTCGAAATACTTGCAGCAGCTGTGCAAGCATTTTGGTCATAAGGTTGAGACATCCTTTGATCCGCATAAGGGCTGGGTGGCGTTTGAGATGGGCACCGTGCATATGAGCGCCACCGATGACGGTCTCACCGTTACCGCGACGGTAGAAGACGCGAAAGCGGTGCAAGTGGTGCATGATGTCATTGACCGTCACTTGGAGAAATTTGCCTTTCGCGAACCAGAAAAAACTATGGTTTGGACGGTCGAATAG
- a CDS encoding iron chelate uptake ABC transporter family permease subunit yields the protein MALALACLLVILSIASLFVGVIDLSWPALWSDPGALELLVVSRAPRTIAVIISGGALAVSGAIMQMLVRNRFVEPMTAGTGQGAALGILLVTLFAPGASLLVKMVLASLTALAASAGFLAIVQRLPPTQPLLVALVGLIYGGILGAAVTVIAYQADLLQYVEIWMNGEFSGVLQGRYELLWLVALVAALAYLAADQFAIIGMGRTASINLGLNYSQTMVLGLLAISIVTALTVVTVGLIPFVGLVVPNIIARLAGDNLRRSLPLTAMTGAALVLLCDILGRLIRYPYEIPVGTVFGVVGALLFLWLLHGPKRHVS from the coding sequence GTGGCGCTGGCCCTTGCATGCCTTCTTGTGATCTTGTCGATCGCCTCGCTTTTTGTCGGGGTGATTGACCTGTCGTGGCCAGCGCTCTGGAGCGATCCGGGCGCATTGGAACTGCTTGTGGTCAGCCGGGCACCAAGGACCATCGCCGTCATCATTTCAGGCGGTGCATTGGCGGTCAGCGGTGCGATCATGCAAATGCTGGTGCGCAACCGTTTCGTAGAACCGATGACCGCCGGAACAGGTCAGGGCGCGGCCCTTGGCATCCTGTTGGTCACGCTGTTCGCACCGGGTGCGTCTCTCCTTGTAAAGATGGTCCTCGCCTCGCTAACCGCCCTTGCGGCGAGCGCTGGGTTTCTGGCGATTGTACAACGCCTGCCGCCAACACAGCCCTTGCTGGTGGCGCTTGTCGGGCTGATCTACGGTGGCATCCTTGGCGCGGCGGTCACTGTCATCGCTTATCAAGCGGACCTGCTGCAATATGTCGAAATCTGGATGAATGGAGAATTCTCCGGCGTTTTGCAGGGCCGATATGAACTGCTTTGGCTGGTGGCGCTGGTGGCGGCGCTCGCCTATCTCGCCGCGGATCAATTTGCGATCATTGGCATGGGGCGCACCGCCAGCATCAACCTTGGCCTGAACTATAGCCAGACGATGGTGCTGGGGCTGTTGGCCATTTCTATCGTCACCGCGTTGACGGTGGTCACGGTGGGACTGATCCCCTTTGTCGGGCTTGTGGTGCCCAACATCATCGCGCGGCTGGCCGGGGACAATCTGCGCCGCAGCTTGCCGCTGACTGCAATGACCGGTGCCGCGCTCGTTCTACTCTGTGACATTCTTGGTCGTCTGATCCGCTACCCTTATGAAATTCCGGTTGGCACAGTCTTTGGCGTGGTCGGCGCCTTGCTGTTCTTGTGGCTGCTGCACGGGCCCAAACGCCATGTATCCTAA
- a CDS encoding iron chelate uptake ABC transporter family permease subunit translates to MYPKRLWWLLAVLCLCIALYLGLGARGNWGFVLSFRANKLIALLLVAISVSTATVLFQTITRNHILTPSVMGFDALYLLTLTMLIFVLGGQSFTQLPEITQFIVNTLLLMGAALALFGTLLRRGGHDLFRMILTGIIFAGLFRSVTSFLQRIIDPNEFMVVQANSFARFGRVDAELLTLAAALTGAALFAAWRMRHRLDVLSLGDESAINLGEAPKSGMFQVLVLVSILVSVSTALVGPMAFLGLLVVSVARQITPVMSHRILLPSAGLISAITLVGGQMVLERALQSTMPLIVIVDVLGGLVFLTLLLRRKPR, encoded by the coding sequence ATGTATCCTAAGCGTCTGTGGTGGCTTCTGGCGGTGCTTTGCCTTTGCATCGCGCTTTACCTCGGGCTGGGCGCGCGGGGCAATTGGGGTTTTGTGCTATCGTTTCGCGCCAACAAATTGATCGCCTTGCTGCTGGTCGCCATCTCAGTGTCGACGGCCACCGTGCTGTTCCAGACGATCACCCGCAACCACATCCTGACGCCTTCGGTCATGGGGTTTGACGCGCTCTATCTACTGACCCTTACAATGCTGATCTTTGTTCTTGGCGGTCAAAGCTTCACGCAGCTCCCCGAGATCACACAGTTCATCGTGAATACATTACTATTGATGGGAGCGGCGCTGGCGCTTTTTGGCACGCTTTTACGCCGTGGCGGACATGACCTTTTCCGCATGATCCTGACCGGCATCATCTTTGCGGGGTTGTTTCGTTCAGTCACCAGTTTCTTGCAACGCATCATTGATCCCAATGAGTTCATGGTCGTTCAGGCGAATTCCTTTGCGCGGTTCGGCAGGGTCGACGCCGAGCTTTTGACCCTCGCTGCCGCGCTGACCGGCGCTGCGCTATTCGCGGCTTGGCGCATGCGGCACCGGCTTGACGTGCTGTCGTTGGGCGATGAAAGCGCCATCAACCTTGGCGAGGCTCCAAAGAGCGGCATGTTTCAGGTACTGGTCCTTGTGTCGATCCTCGTCTCAGTTTCGACGGCCCTTGTTGGTCCAATGGCGTTCCTTGGCTTGCTGGTGGTAAGCGTTGCCCGGCAGATTACACCGGTGATGTCGCATCGTATCTTGCTGCCCTCTGCGGGCTTGATCTCGGCGATCACTCTGGTCGGTGGGCAAATGGTGTTGGAACGCGCCCTACAATCCACAATGCCGCTGATCGTAATCGTTGATGTGCTTGGCGGCCTTGTTTTCCTAACCCTCCTGTTGCGGAGAAAACCCAGATGA
- a CDS encoding TonB-dependent receptor: MKTTHAFACLAAGMIPAAGQAQSNSEEAFLGTIVLEMPSVPGMEEDAISVSSEGLALSNPADLSELFVAEPTIAVGSSIPMSQKVYVNGIEENNLAISIDGARQNNKVFHHNTTTLIDPALLKAARVDPGVAPADAGPGALGGALAYETKDASDLLAADETFGGRYKFEYDSNGDIFSNSLTLYGREGGFEYLGFAKVADGGLREDGNGDDIIGSGTDLLSGLGKLAYESQTGDRVELSYEHVVDDEIRPYRANIGTIFGGRPLPAERPYDLERTNIVLSYSDTTPTAMWNPTARLAYSGTELVNDETDLSTNSVTQGETVSLNGELSNRFELSWGELNTGLDFYSDEADLDYLAIASGARETAREKLNNIGFFAQARMEPSSNARLSFGARADFQDFEGTDGSSQSESGLSGNISGEYDISNELTVSAGYSHVWGGLELAENYILNPAWDYSTSDIEEVTADNLYIAANYALGAWIVDGKIFATNIDNARAASWGGGPALSADVQSRGFELGLGTAWEDGFFRAGFARIDTEINGRSSDSYVGNYLTMPMGDFLTFQVAHRLNNGVLLGGDVQVAFDFDDTYDSDTGGRGAELDGYTIANVFAEYTPKRMDNLTLRAEVNNLFDEQYTSRATYGQEFVGEVEPLTEPGRSIRVSAEIVF; encoded by the coding sequence ATGAAGACGACACACGCATTTGCTTGCCTCGCCGCGGGGATGATACCCGCCGCAGGTCAGGCGCAGAGCAATAGTGAAGAAGCATTCTTGGGAACTATCGTTCTGGAAATGCCATCTGTACCGGGGATGGAAGAAGACGCCATTTCTGTCTCAAGCGAGGGCTTGGCGCTGAGCAACCCTGCCGACCTGTCAGAGCTTTTTGTGGCTGAGCCGACCATTGCTGTGGGCAGCTCCATTCCGATGTCGCAGAAGGTCTATGTGAACGGCATTGAAGAGAACAACCTCGCTATCTCTATCGACGGGGCGCGGCAGAACAACAAGGTTTTCCACCACAACACAACCACGCTGATCGACCCCGCCCTGTTGAAAGCCGCCCGTGTCGATCCCGGTGTGGCCCCCGCAGATGCCGGACCCGGTGCTTTGGGCGGCGCGCTGGCCTATGAAACAAAAGACGCCAGCGATCTGTTGGCTGCGGACGAGACGTTCGGTGGGCGCTACAAGTTTGAATACGACAGCAATGGCGACATCTTCTCGAACAGTCTAACGCTGTACGGCCGCGAAGGCGGGTTTGAATACCTTGGCTTTGCAAAGGTCGCCGATGGCGGCCTGCGTGAAGATGGCAACGGCGATGATATCATCGGCTCTGGTACCGACCTTCTTAGCGGGCTTGGGAAACTGGCCTACGAATCCCAAACTGGCGACCGGGTCGAATTATCCTACGAACATGTGGTCGACGATGAAATACGCCCCTATCGCGCCAATATCGGCACCATCTTTGGTGGCCGCCCCCTCCCGGCAGAGCGTCCCTATGATCTTGAGCGGACCAACATCGTCTTGAGCTATAGCGACACCACGCCAACGGCCATGTGGAACCCCACCGCGCGGCTGGCCTATAGCGGCACGGAATTGGTCAATGACGAGACGGACCTGTCAACCAATTCGGTCACCCAAGGTGAGACCGTAAGCCTGAACGGCGAACTCTCGAACCGCTTTGAACTTAGCTGGGGTGAACTGAACACAGGTTTGGATTTCTACTCTGACGAAGCCGATCTGGACTATCTCGCCATTGCGTCCGGCGCGCGTGAGACGGCTCGTGAAAAACTAAACAACATCGGCTTTTTTGCCCAAGCGCGGATGGAGCCCAGCAGCAATGCGCGGCTTTCTTTCGGGGCGCGGGCTGATTTTCAGGATTTCGAAGGCACCGATGGTTCTTCGCAGTCTGAATCCGGTCTGTCAGGCAATATCTCGGGCGAATACGATATCTCGAACGAGCTGACCGTCAGCGCGGGCTACTCCCATGTTTGGGGCGGTCTGGAACTGGCAGAGAACTACATTCTCAACCCTGCTTGGGACTACTCTACATCCGACATCGAAGAAGTCACCGCCGACAACCTTTACATCGCGGCTAACTACGCTTTGGGAGCGTGGATCGTTGACGGTAAGATCTTTGCCACCAACATCGATAACGCCCGCGCTGCCAGCTGGGGCGGTGGTCCCGCTTTGTCGGCAGACGTGCAATCCCGCGGCTTTGAGCTTGGCCTCGGCACCGCATGGGAGGATGGCTTCTTCCGCGCTGGTTTCGCCCGCATCGATACCGAAATCAACGGCCGTTCTTCGGACTCCTATGTCGGCAACTACCTGACGATGCCGATGGGGGATTTCCTGACCTTCCAAGTGGCGCACCGTCTTAACAACGGCGTTCTTTTGGGCGGCGATGTCCAAGTTGCCTTCGACTTTGACGATACCTACGATTCAGATACGGGTGGACGTGGAGCAGAGCTTGATGGCTATACGATCGCCAATGTCTTTGCCGAATACACACCCAAGCGTATGGACAATCTGACCCTGCGGGCCGAGGTGAACAACCTCTTTGATGAGCAATACACCAGCCGCGCCACCTATGGGCAAGAGTTCGTAGGCGAAGTGGAGCCGCTGACCGAACCGGGCCGTTCCATCCGAGTCAGCGCCGAGATCGTCTTTTGA